In Cryptomeria japonica chromosome 10, Sugi_1.0, whole genome shotgun sequence, a genomic segment contains:
- the LOC131859507 gene encoding B3 domain-containing protein REM16-like isoform X1, with protein sequence MATDCNRLKTCKACKKRCLQIHSTNASNSTIWSFFKVMDDKCPPFLEIPSLHAKQIQSDECRYVIVEGPTGYLWESILCFCGTSPSFKTGWEKFVSYHSIQAGDIMVFRNMGERLFVVQIFHPSGYEKQITHKKEVSKQEGPDLCKNQDQQWPSAEHPIILDSDSENHFDQKPPLPSRSRVKHNADSKHSMIQPGRNFRYAVKHSMTQPGRNLRYAVKHPINQTSTSDATPDNPREIREFTKVMKKAAVTRSFWLTFPVKFCRRWLPQSRVEVVLLCQSKKWLVTYVGNRKELGIGSGWKEFVVDNQLKVGDTCTFALQNTEKYVFEVKIFRG encoded by the exons ATGGCGACTGACTGCAACAGATTGAAAACATGTAAAGCTTGCAAGAAAAGATGTTTGCAAATTCATTCTACCAACGCTTCAAATTCCACTATCTGGTCCTTTTTCAAAGTCATGGATGACAAGTGCCCACCTTTTTTG GAGATTCCTTCCCTACATGCAAAGCAAATTCAGTCAGATGAATGCAGATATGTTATTGTGGAGGGCCCAACTGGGTACCTTTGGGAGAGCATACTCTGTTTTTGTGGCACTTCTCCATCTTTCAAGACTGGTTGGGAAAAATTCGTTTCGTATCATTCAATCCAAGCTGGAGATATTATGGTTTTCAGAAATATGGGAGAGAGACTGTTTGTTGTTCAAATATTCCATCCCAGTGGATATGAAAAGCAAATAACACACAAAAAAGAGGTTTCAAAACAAGAGGGTCCTGATTTGTGCAAAAATCAGGACCAACAATGGCCCTCTGCTGAGCATCCAATAATCTTGGACAGTGACTCAGAAAACCACTTTGACCAAAAGCCACCATTGCCATCACGTAGCCGTGTAAAACATAATGCTGATAGTAAGCATTCCATGATTCAACCAGGGCGTAATTTTCGTTATGCAGTGAAGCATTCCATGACTCAACCAGGGCGTAATCTTCGTTATGCAGTGAAGCATCCTATAAATCAAACATCAACTTCTG ATGCCACACCAGACAATCCAAGGGAGATAAGAGAATTTACAAAGGTAATGAAAAAGGCTGCGGTTACCAGGTCATTTTGGTTG ACCTTTCCAGTTAAGTTTTGTAGAAGATGGCTTCCCCAATCAAGGGTAGAAGTGGTGTTATTATGCCAGAGTAAAAAATGGCTGGTGACATATGTAGGAAACCGTAAGGAACTTGGGATTGGATCTGGCTGGAAAGAATTTGTTGTCGACAATCAGCTTAAGGTAGGGGATACTTGTACTTTTGCATTGCAAAACACAGAAAAATATGTTTTTGAGGTCAAAATATTCAGAGGATAA
- the LOC131859507 gene encoding B3 domain-containing protein REM16-like isoform X2 encodes MATDCNRLKTCKACKKRCLQIHSTNASNSTIWSFFKVMDDKCPPFLEIPSLHAKQIQSDECRYVIVEGPTGYLWESILCFCGTSPSFKTGWEKFVSYHSIQAGDIMVFRNMGERLFVVQIFHPSGYEKQITHKKEVSKQEGPDLCKNQDQQWPSAEHPIILDSDSENHFDQKPPLPSRSRVKHNADSKHSMIQPGRNFRYAVKHSMTQPGRNLRYAVKHPINQTSTSDNPREIREFTKVMKKAAVTRSFWLTFPVKFCRRWLPQSRVEVVLLCQSKKWLVTYVGNRKELGIGSGWKEFVVDNQLKVGDTCTFALQNTEKYVFEVKIFRG; translated from the exons ATGGCGACTGACTGCAACAGATTGAAAACATGTAAAGCTTGCAAGAAAAGATGTTTGCAAATTCATTCTACCAACGCTTCAAATTCCACTATCTGGTCCTTTTTCAAAGTCATGGATGACAAGTGCCCACCTTTTTTG GAGATTCCTTCCCTACATGCAAAGCAAATTCAGTCAGATGAATGCAGATATGTTATTGTGGAGGGCCCAACTGGGTACCTTTGGGAGAGCATACTCTGTTTTTGTGGCACTTCTCCATCTTTCAAGACTGGTTGGGAAAAATTCGTTTCGTATCATTCAATCCAAGCTGGAGATATTATGGTTTTCAGAAATATGGGAGAGAGACTGTTTGTTGTTCAAATATTCCATCCCAGTGGATATGAAAAGCAAATAACACACAAAAAAGAGGTTTCAAAACAAGAGGGTCCTGATTTGTGCAAAAATCAGGACCAACAATGGCCCTCTGCTGAGCATCCAATAATCTTGGACAGTGACTCAGAAAACCACTTTGACCAAAAGCCACCATTGCCATCACGTAGCCGTGTAAAACATAATGCTGATAGTAAGCATTCCATGATTCAACCAGGGCGTAATTTTCGTTATGCAGTGAAGCATTCCATGACTCAACCAGGGCGTAATCTTCGTTATGCAGTGAAGCATCCTATAAATCAAACATCAACTTCTG ACAATCCAAGGGAGATAAGAGAATTTACAAAGGTAATGAAAAAGGCTGCGGTTACCAGGTCATTTTGGTTG ACCTTTCCAGTTAAGTTTTGTAGAAGATGGCTTCCCCAATCAAGGGTAGAAGTGGTGTTATTATGCCAGAGTAAAAAATGGCTGGTGACATATGTAGGAAACCGTAAGGAACTTGGGATTGGATCTGGCTGGAAAGAATTTGTTGTCGACAATCAGCTTAAGGTAGGGGATACTTGTACTTTTGCATTGCAAAACACAGAAAAATATGTTTTTGAGGTCAAAATATTCAGAGGATAA